One region of Hymenobacter sediminicola genomic DNA includes:
- a CDS encoding FkbM family methyltransferase has protein sequence MFPSLAVAARAQAQRYLAYPLYHSARSRASFTQSGLALKEVQMSFRQFFTWSSPVASTLRSLKYVLVGLVRLPLGRSVRLSYGYTGEDRLIESLLKPLVTHNGYYVEVGCNEPRFISNTFLLYRRGWRGICIDANEQLIRKYQRIRPRDQAVCAFVAHGTQALNYMEFANNVLSTADLQYVPQYLAEGQHIARTRQVQPHSLTAILAARNAPARFDLLAIDAEEFDLSVLQSLDFGRYRPRLVLVEAEDFDPIQPLAHPICAFLLPLGYMLKGSLLKNLYFMDVSI, from the coding sequence ATGTTTCCATCCCTTGCCGTTGCCGCACGTGCGCAAGCACAACGGTACTTGGCGTATCCTCTCTACCATAGTGCTCGGTCGCGGGCTTCCTTTACACAATCGGGCTTGGCACTGAAGGAGGTGCAGATGAGCTTTCGGCAGTTCTTCACCTGGTCAAGTCCAGTCGCTTCGACATTGCGTAGCCTGAAATATGTGCTGGTAGGGCTGGTGCGCTTGCCGTTGGGCCGTAGTGTGCGGCTGAGCTACGGCTACACCGGCGAAGACCGGCTCATAGAGTCACTGTTGAAGCCTTTGGTGACGCACAACGGCTATTATGTAGAAGTTGGCTGCAACGAGCCCCGGTTCATCTCCAACACGTTCCTGCTGTATCGGCGCGGCTGGCGGGGCATCTGCATCGACGCTAATGAGCAGCTGATCCGAAAATACCAGCGGATTCGCCCACGCGACCAGGCAGTTTGCGCTTTTGTAGCGCACGGCACACAGGCACTCAATTATATGGAGTTTGCCAACAATGTGCTTTCCACCGCCGACCTGCAGTATGTACCGCAGTATCTGGCGGAGGGGCAGCACATAGCCCGGACCCGGCAGGTGCAGCCGCATTCGCTCACCGCTATTCTGGCCGCCCGCAACGCTCCCGCCCGCTTCGACCTGCTGGCCATTGATGCCGAGGAGTTCGACCTTTCGGTGCTACAGTCGTTGGATTTTGGGCGGTACCGGCCCCGCTTAGTGCTCGTCGAGGCGGAGGATTTCGACCCGATTCAGCCGCTGGCACACCCTATCTGCGCCTTTCTGTTGCCGCTGGGCTATATGCTGAAAGGCAGCCTGCTGAAAAATCTCTACTTCATGGACGTATCTATATAG